A stretch of the Papaver somniferum cultivar HN1 chromosome 6, ASM357369v1, whole genome shotgun sequence genome encodes the following:
- the LOC113285455 gene encoding VQ motif-containing protein 20-like isoform X1: MIPNNNLIYLSGSNQFHRKKKHNQHKKEKDIIIIIMSPSQFRHHHHHDDNDLHRQQQQQQRLVINDVNCLRKSGTPLPLKINKESHQIHKSSSSSLTSSATSSINGVINMTSSKNHHQQQQQRHPVIIYTHSPKVIHTQARDFMALVQKLTGLSHADQQQNQSGGGPVDEKQSVSSNGINKFNNNGSSNNLRGGDDTGSSSVVTTDENCGGGGGGYGSNIHQVSSSGSMDPMNNNNNPYTTDIPIFTPNSLEFPYITRSFYGRYPSPMIFPPTGNSAEITKPEY; this comes from the exons ATGATTCCTAATAACAACCTCATATACCTCTCTGGTTCCAATCAGTTTCATCGAAAAAAGAAGCACaatcaacacaaaaaagaaaag gatatcatcatcatcatcatgagtcCATCACAATTCCGTCACCATCACCACCACGACGACAACGATCTTCatcgacaacaacaacagcaacagaggTTAGTTATTAACGACGTCAATTGTTTACGTAAATCTGGTACTCCATTGCCGTTAAAGATTAATAAAGAATCTCACCAAATCCAtaaatcatcatcttcgtcgttaACATCATCAGCTACATCTTCGATTAACGGTGTGATTAACATGACTTCTTCGaagaatcatcatcaacaacaacagcagagacATCCTGTTATTATCTACACACATTCGCCGAAAGTCATACACACACAAGCTCGTGATTTCATGGCGCTTGTTCAGAAACTAACTGGATTATCTCATGCCGATCAGCAACAAAATCAATCCGGTGGTGGTCCGGTCGATGAGAAACAATCTGTGTCATCGAATGGGATTAATAAGTTTAATAATAATGGGAGTAGTAATAATTTGAGAGGAGGAGATGATACGGGTTCGTCGTCTGTCGTTACCACCGATGAGAATTGTGGCGGTGGTGGCGGTGGATATGGATCGAATATTCATCAGGTTAGTTCTTCGGGGTCTATGGATCcgatgaataataataataatccttATACAACTGATATTCCAATTTTCACCCCAAATTCATTAGAGTTTCCTTATATAACTAGATCTTTTTATGGTAGATATCCTAGTCCTATGATTTTTCCTCCTACGGGTAATTCAGCTGAAATTACAAAACCAGAATACTAA
- the LOC113285455 gene encoding VQ motif-containing protein 20-like isoform X2, which yields MDIIIIIMSPSQFRHHHHHDDNDLHRQQQQQQRLVINDVNCLRKSGTPLPLKINKESHQIHKSSSSSLTSSATSSINGVINMTSSKNHHQQQQQRHPVIIYTHSPKVIHTQARDFMALVQKLTGLSHADQQQNQSGGGPVDEKQSVSSNGINKFNNNGSSNNLRGGDDTGSSSVVTTDENCGGGGGGYGSNIHQVSSSGSMDPMNNNNNPYTTDIPIFTPNSLEFPYITRSFYGRYPSPMIFPPTGNSAEITKPEY from the exons ATG gatatcatcatcatcatcatgagtcCATCACAATTCCGTCACCATCACCACCACGACGACAACGATCTTCatcgacaacaacaacagcaacagaggTTAGTTATTAACGACGTCAATTGTTTACGTAAATCTGGTACTCCATTGCCGTTAAAGATTAATAAAGAATCTCACCAAATCCAtaaatcatcatcttcgtcgttaACATCATCAGCTACATCTTCGATTAACGGTGTGATTAACATGACTTCTTCGaagaatcatcatcaacaacaacagcagagacATCCTGTTATTATCTACACACATTCGCCGAAAGTCATACACACACAAGCTCGTGATTTCATGGCGCTTGTTCAGAAACTAACTGGATTATCTCATGCCGATCAGCAACAAAATCAATCCGGTGGTGGTCCGGTCGATGAGAAACAATCTGTGTCATCGAATGGGATTAATAAGTTTAATAATAATGGGAGTAGTAATAATTTGAGAGGAGGAGATGATACGGGTTCGTCGTCTGTCGTTACCACCGATGAGAATTGTGGCGGTGGTGGCGGTGGATATGGATCGAATATTCATCAGGTTAGTTCTTCGGGGTCTATGGATCcgatgaataataataataatccttATACAACTGATATTCCAATTTTCACCCCAAATTCATTAGAGTTTCCTTATATAACTAGATCTTTTTATGGTAGATATCCTAGTCCTATGATTTTTCCTCCTACGGGTAATTCAGCTGAAATTACAAAACCAGAATACTAA